From one Catellatospora sp. IY07-71 genomic stretch:
- the ngcE gene encoding N-acetylglucosamine/diacetylchitobiose ABC transporter substrate-binding protein produces MAQSDLTRRSVLRRAAAAGVFAGPAAGLLSSCALGDDDSGESTGKYEGTVSDKNPLGVKEDAPLDIVIFNGGFGEDYAKAHQAMYKETYPKAEVKHNAVVEINTELQPRFVDGTPPDFVNNSGAGQIPLGGLVEQGALADLTPLLDAPSLDVPGKKVRDTLLPGTIEAGSFDGKMYVLNYAYTAYGIWYSTKLFEAKGWEYAKTWDEHIALCKKIRAAGIAPWTYQGKHPRYMSWPVISTAIKLGGPQVAMAIDNLEPGAWTSDAMKTAADAWYQIVKDKYILDGSPGLDHKQSQTEWCNGKAAFISCGSWLESEQKAVTPPDFNMSIAPTPSLGAGDKLPFEAMRGTAGEPFIVPAKAKNERGGMELMRHMLSMKGAKDFTGKVSSLSVIAGAADGVTLPFGLTSVTKALAASGSNGFNWIYPVYYRKLERELVDAACGEFFSGRTTPAEFLAACQKGADTIAADSSFKKYKRS; encoded by the coding sequence ATGGCACAGTCCGACCTGACCCGGCGTAGCGTCCTGCGGCGTGCCGCCGCGGCGGGCGTCTTCGCCGGTCCGGCCGCAGGGCTGCTCAGCAGCTGCGCGCTCGGCGATGACGACTCCGGCGAGTCGACCGGCAAGTACGAGGGCACCGTCAGCGACAAGAACCCGCTGGGCGTGAAGGAAGACGCCCCGCTCGACATCGTCATCTTCAACGGCGGCTTCGGCGAGGACTACGCCAAGGCGCACCAGGCGATGTACAAGGAGACCTACCCCAAGGCGGAGGTCAAGCACAACGCGGTCGTGGAGATCAACACCGAGCTCCAGCCGCGCTTCGTGGACGGCACCCCGCCGGACTTCGTGAACAACTCCGGCGCCGGGCAGATCCCGCTCGGCGGCCTGGTGGAGCAGGGCGCGCTCGCCGACCTGACCCCGCTGCTGGACGCCCCGAGCCTGGACGTGCCGGGCAAGAAGGTGCGTGACACCCTGCTGCCGGGCACCATCGAGGCGGGCAGCTTCGACGGCAAGATGTACGTGCTCAACTACGCGTACACCGCGTACGGCATCTGGTACTCGACCAAGCTGTTCGAGGCCAAGGGCTGGGAGTACGCGAAGACCTGGGACGAGCACATCGCCCTGTGCAAGAAGATCAGGGCCGCGGGCATCGCGCCGTGGACCTACCAGGGCAAGCACCCCCGCTACATGAGCTGGCCGGTCATCTCGACGGCGATCAAGCTCGGCGGGCCGCAGGTCGCCATGGCGATCGACAACCTGGAGCCCGGCGCCTGGACCTCCGACGCGATGAAGACCGCCGCCGACGCGTGGTACCAGATCGTCAAGGACAAGTACATCCTCGACGGCTCGCCCGGCCTGGACCACAAGCAGTCGCAGACCGAGTGGTGCAACGGCAAGGCCGCGTTCATCTCCTGCGGCTCCTGGCTGGAGAGCGAGCAGAAGGCGGTCACCCCGCCGGACTTCAACATGTCCATCGCCCCCACGCCGAGCCTGGGCGCGGGCGACAAGCTGCCGTTCGAGGCCATGCGCGGCACCGCGGGCGAGCCGTTCATCGTGCCGGCCAAGGCCAAGAACGAGCGCGGCGGCATGGAGCTCATGCGGCACATGCTGTCGATGAAGGGCGCCAAGGACTTCACCGGCAAGGTCTCCAGCCTGTCCGTGATCGCGGGCGCGGCCGACGGGGTCACCCTGCCGTTCGGCCTCACCTCGGTGACCAAGGCGCTGGCCGCCTCGGGCAGCAACGGCTTCAACTGGATCTACCCGGTGTACTACCGCAAGCTGGAGCGCGAGCTGGTCGACGCGGCCTGCGGCGAGTTCTTCTCCGGGCGGACCACCCCGGCGGAGTTCCTGGCCGCCTGCCAGAAGGGCGCCGACACCATCGCGGCCGACAGCAGCTTCAAGAAGTACAAGCGCAGCTGA
- a CDS encoding DUF6300 family protein, with amino-acid sequence MTDVKVVAAAGTRCGTCAEALYLTAQVPQPRSSRTRTVGLCPQCDAGRPETQGLLAYFAEHQRVRPEDLHQVHELVGRWLEALTERADRDGSLAADVEAWWAARAG; translated from the coding sequence ATGACGGACGTGAAGGTCGTCGCCGCGGCCGGCACCCGCTGCGGCACCTGCGCCGAGGCGCTCTACCTCACCGCGCAGGTCCCGCAGCCCAGGTCCAGCCGCACCCGCACGGTCGGCCTGTGCCCGCAGTGCGACGCCGGGCGCCCCGAGACCCAGGGCCTGCTGGCGTACTTCGCCGAGCACCAGCGCGTCCGCCCCGAGGACCTGCACCAGGTGCACGAGCTCGTCGGCCGCTGGCTGGAGGCGCTCACCGAACGCGCCGACCGTGACGGCTCCCTGGCCGCCGACGTCGAAGCCTGGTGGGCGGCGCGGGCAGGCTGA
- a CDS encoding carbohydrate ABC transporter permease, whose protein sequence is MRHGKYPLLLAFLLPPLALYGYFVLSPYAQSFLIATTNWQGLSSKYDFVGFDNFKRLFKDEYVWNALLNNLWLLVLLPVLTIALGLFLATMLNVGGRGGRGAVTGVRGSSLYKVIYFAPQMLSVSIVGVLWMEVYNPRGGLLNGALRAVGLDGLAQVWLGDPKFAFWAVLAVMVWANVGFYVVLFGAAMQSVPRDIYEAAALDGASRTTTLVKITIPLLWDTIQVAWVYLAIIALDGFALVQVMTKGGPNFSTDVIGLRLYTEAFGDYKWGYASAIGVVMFFVTLSVTVLSLRLTRRERIEHS, encoded by the coding sequence GTGAGACACGGGAAGTATCCGCTGCTGTTGGCGTTCCTGCTGCCGCCGCTGGCGCTGTACGGCTACTTCGTGCTGTCCCCGTACGCGCAGTCCTTCCTGATCGCGACGACGAACTGGCAGGGCCTGTCGTCGAAGTACGACTTCGTCGGGTTCGACAACTTCAAGCGCCTGTTCAAGGACGAGTACGTCTGGAACGCGCTGCTCAACAACCTGTGGCTGCTGGTGCTGCTGCCGGTGCTCACCATCGCGCTGGGGCTGTTCCTGGCCACCATGCTCAACGTGGGCGGCCGGGGCGGTCGCGGCGCGGTGACCGGCGTGCGCGGCTCCTCGCTCTACAAGGTCATCTACTTCGCGCCGCAGATGCTGTCCGTCTCCATCGTCGGCGTGCTCTGGATGGAGGTCTACAACCCGCGCGGCGGCCTGCTCAACGGCGCGCTGCGGGCGGTGGGCCTGGACGGCCTGGCCCAGGTGTGGCTCGGCGACCCGAAGTTCGCCTTCTGGGCCGTGCTGGCCGTGATGGTGTGGGCCAACGTGGGCTTCTACGTGGTGCTGTTCGGCGCGGCGATGCAGTCGGTGCCGCGCGACATCTACGAGGCCGCCGCCCTGGACGGGGCCAGCCGCACCACCACCCTCGTGAAGATCACCATCCCGCTGCTCTGGGACACCATCCAGGTCGCCTGGGTGTACCTGGCCATCATCGCGCTGGACGGCTTCGCGCTGGTCCAGGTGATGACCAAGGGCGGGCCGAACTTCAGCACCGACGTCATCGGCCTGCGCCTCTACACCGAGGCGTTCGGTGACTACAAGTGGGGCTACGCCTCGGCCATCGGCGTGGTGATGTTCTTCGTGACGCTGTCGGTCACCGTCCTGTCCCTGCGCCTGACCCGCCGCGAGAGGATCGAGCACTCATGA
- a CDS encoding GNAT family N-acetyltransferase, producing MVTFRAATAADFDDVNRLIQRSFLNDDGGREWDEERALFEPERAVLAVDGDRVVGHVGTYTRELSVPGGVLPAGFVTAVAVAGTHRRRGVASTMLTRQLTAIRDRGEALAVLWASEGGIYGRYGYGMASRRLSFDIDRREARLDGAKFDKTRLDGLSLLAGPAADFRPEIGIVYEQQRPLRPGFASRDARWWDYRLADQAWHRGGAGPIQAVVCREGDTVLGYALYRFRSQWNDSGPNGQVSVMETIAATPAAYTALWEFLLNVDLTRTVGLWLGAVDEPLQYLTNDPRRLGMRLGDGLWVRLVDVPAALSARRYPIDVDVVLEITDDLLPGSGGTFHLRGNRDTATCEPTTAAAHLRLDTATLSALYLGGNTLGALSAAGRVEELHPGTITTTDPALSWPRAPHGIEIF from the coding sequence ATGGTGACCTTCCGCGCCGCCACCGCGGCCGACTTCGACGACGTCAACCGGCTCATCCAGCGCTCGTTCCTCAACGACGACGGCGGCCGGGAGTGGGACGAGGAACGCGCCCTGTTCGAGCCCGAACGGGCCGTGCTCGCCGTCGACGGCGACCGCGTCGTGGGCCACGTCGGCACGTACACCCGCGAGCTGAGCGTGCCCGGCGGCGTGCTGCCGGCCGGTTTCGTCACCGCCGTCGCCGTCGCGGGCACCCACCGCCGCCGCGGCGTCGCCTCCACCATGCTCACCCGCCAGCTCACCGCGATCCGCGACCGGGGCGAGGCGCTCGCGGTGCTGTGGGCCAGCGAGGGCGGCATCTACGGCCGCTACGGCTACGGCATGGCCAGCCGGCGGCTCAGCTTCGACATCGACCGCCGCGAGGCGCGCCTGGACGGCGCGAAGTTCGACAAGACCCGCCTCGACGGCCTGTCCCTGCTCGCCGGACCGGCCGCGGACTTCCGGCCCGAGATCGGCATCGTGTACGAGCAGCAGCGCCCGCTCCGGCCCGGCTTCGCCTCCCGCGACGCGCGCTGGTGGGACTACCGGCTCGCCGACCAGGCGTGGCATCGCGGCGGCGCCGGGCCCATCCAGGCCGTGGTGTGCCGCGAGGGCGACACCGTGCTCGGCTACGCCCTCTACCGCTTCCGCTCGCAGTGGAACGACAGCGGACCCAACGGCCAGGTCAGCGTCATGGAGACGATCGCGGCGACCCCCGCGGCGTACACGGCGCTGTGGGAGTTCCTGCTCAACGTGGACCTCACCCGCACCGTGGGCCTGTGGCTCGGCGCCGTCGACGAGCCCCTGCAATACCTCACCAACGACCCCCGCCGCCTCGGCATGCGCCTCGGCGACGGCCTCTGGGTCCGCCTCGTCGACGTCCCCGCCGCCCTCTCCGCCCGCCGCTACCCCATCGACGTCGACGTGGTCCTGGAGATCACCGACGACCTCCTCCCCGGCTCCGGCGGCACCTTCCACCTCCGCGGCAACCGCGACACCGCCACCTGCGAGCCCACCACCGCCGCCGCCCACCTCCGCCTCGACACCGCCACCCTCAGCGCCCTCTACCTCGGCGGCAACACCCTCGGCGCCCTGTCCGCCGCCGGCCGCGTCGAAGAACTCCACCCCGGCACCATCACCACCACCGACCCCGCCCTCTCCTGGCCCCGCGCCCCCCACGGCATAGAAATCTTCTAA
- a CDS encoding PspC domain-containing protein: MASSGRRLYRPRHGRWIAGVCAGLGERFGLPAWLVRLLFLLSCLLPGPQFIIYIILWIMIPEQ, from the coding sequence ATGGCCTCATCAGGTCGGCGGCTCTACCGGCCGCGCCACGGACGCTGGATCGCCGGCGTGTGCGCCGGTCTCGGCGAGCGTTTCGGCCTTCCGGCCTGGCTGGTACGGCTGCTGTTCCTGCTGTCGTGCCTGCTGCCGGGTCCGCAGTTCATCATCTACATCATTCTCTGGATCATGATTCCGGAGCAGTGA
- a CDS encoding CoA-acylating methylmalonate-semialdehyde dehydrogenase has translation MSNDIGYITHFVDGKPWEHGATRQGEVYDPATGAVSAKVDFASAADVDTVVRAADRAARAWRDASLAKRTAVLFAFRQLIHERREELAAAITAEHGKVLSDAAGEVQRGLEVVEFACGIPSAQRGFFSENVSTAVDSYSIRQPLGVVAVISPFNFPAMVPLWFVPIAIACGNAVVLKPSEKDPSASVLLASWFAEAGLPDGVFNVVHGDKEAVDGLLTHPLVKAVSFVGSTPIARYVYETGTAHGKRVQALGGAKNHMVVLPDADLDLAADAAVNAGFGSAGERCMAISVVVAVDPVGDELVSKITHRLAGIRTGDGRRGCDMGPLVTRVHRDKVAGYVDAGERAGAALVVDGRKVTPDADGDGFFLGPTLFDHVTPQMSIYTDEIFGPVLSVVRAGSYDEALALVNGNPYGNGTAIFTNDGGAARRFQHEVEVGMIGVNVPIPVPMAYYSFGGWKASLFGDTHAHGAEGVHFFTRGKVVTSRWLDPSHGGLNLGFPTQH, from the coding sequence CCCACTTCGTCGACGGCAAGCCGTGGGAGCACGGCGCGACCCGCCAGGGCGAGGTCTACGACCCGGCCACGGGCGCGGTCAGCGCGAAGGTGGACTTCGCCTCGGCCGCCGACGTCGACACGGTGGTACGCGCCGCCGACCGGGCCGCGCGGGCCTGGCGCGACGCGTCGCTGGCCAAGCGGACGGCGGTGCTGTTCGCGTTCCGGCAGCTGATCCACGAGCGCCGGGAGGAGCTGGCCGCGGCGATCACGGCCGAGCACGGCAAGGTGCTGTCCGACGCGGCGGGCGAGGTGCAGCGCGGCTTGGAGGTGGTCGAGTTCGCCTGCGGCATCCCGAGCGCGCAGCGCGGCTTCTTCAGCGAGAACGTGTCGACGGCGGTGGACTCGTACTCGATCCGGCAGCCGCTGGGCGTGGTCGCGGTGATCTCGCCGTTCAACTTCCCGGCCATGGTGCCACTGTGGTTCGTGCCGATCGCGATCGCGTGCGGCAACGCGGTGGTGCTCAAGCCGAGCGAGAAGGACCCGAGCGCGTCGGTGCTGCTGGCGTCGTGGTTCGCCGAGGCGGGCCTGCCCGACGGCGTGTTCAACGTGGTGCACGGCGACAAGGAGGCGGTGGACGGGCTGCTGACCCACCCGCTGGTGAAGGCGGTGTCGTTCGTCGGCTCGACGCCGATCGCACGCTACGTGTACGAGACCGGCACCGCGCACGGCAAGCGGGTGCAGGCGCTGGGCGGGGCGAAGAACCACATGGTGGTGCTGCCGGACGCCGACCTGGACCTGGCCGCCGACGCGGCGGTCAACGCGGGCTTCGGCTCGGCGGGGGAGCGCTGCATGGCGATCTCGGTGGTGGTCGCCGTGGACCCGGTCGGCGACGAGCTGGTCAGCAAGATCACACATCGCCTGGCGGGCATCCGCACCGGCGACGGCCGCCGCGGCTGCGACATGGGGCCGCTGGTCACCCGGGTGCACCGGGACAAGGTCGCCGGGTACGTCGACGCGGGCGAGCGGGCCGGGGCGGCGCTGGTGGTGGACGGCCGCAAGGTCACGCCGGACGCCGACGGGGACGGCTTCTTCCTCGGGCCCACGCTGTTCGACCACGTCACGCCGCAGATGTCGATCTACACGGACGAGATCTTCGGGCCGGTGCTCAGCGTGGTCCGGGCCGGCTCGTACGACGAGGCGCTGGCGCTGGTCAACGGGAACCCGTACGGCAACGGCACGGCGATCTTCACCAACGACGGCGGCGCCGCCCGGCGCTTCCAGCACGAGGTGGAGGTCGGCATGATCGGCGTCAACGTGCCCATCCCGGTGCCGATGGCGTACTACTCCTTCGGCGGCTGGAAGGCGTCGCTGTTCGGCGACACCCACGCGCACGGGGCCGAGGGCGTGCACTTCTTCACCCGCGGCAAGGTGGTCACCAGCCGGTGGCTCGACCCCAGCCACGGCGGCCTCAACCTGGGCTTCCCGACCCAGCACTGA
- a CDS encoding ATP-dependent DNA ligase yields the protein MLFAGIAATSAAVAATSGRKAKIELLAAALRELAAGGDPVEIAAGAAYLSGELRQRQIGVGYAALRDLPPPADAATLDIRAVDAALESMGLISGQGSVARRRDAVGALYGAATLPEQRLLTGLIGGELRQGAQAGLLADAIALAATVPAVVVRRALLLSGDLKAVAVTALTEGEPGLAALRLSVGTGLAPMLAQSAPDPEQALAVTGVPAAVDAKLDGIRIQAHRDGDEVRVFSRSLDDLTARVPEIVTALRALPVRSIVLDGEALAVDESGRPRPFQETSGRAAQRASGLLTPYFFDLLHLDGADWIDEPGTARWAALDDVIPQHMRVARTLADTPEEARRAFGAALAAGHEGVVVKAARAAYEVGRRGAAWVKVKPRHTLDLVILGAEWGNGRRRGWLSNLHLGARDAAGGFVMLGKTFKGLTDAMLRWQTERLLELAVERDDFWVRVRPELVVEIAFDGVQRSTRYPGGVTLRFARVLGYREDKSAAEADTLDAVRALGGAVGSDPVTAPES from the coding sequence ATGCTGTTCGCCGGGATCGCCGCCACCTCGGCCGCCGTGGCGGCCACGTCTGGCCGCAAGGCCAAGATCGAGCTGCTCGCCGCCGCGCTGCGTGAGCTGGCCGCGGGCGGTGATCCGGTGGAGATCGCGGCGGGTGCCGCGTACCTGAGCGGTGAGCTGCGCCAGCGCCAGATCGGCGTGGGGTACGCGGCTCTGCGCGACCTGCCCCCACCAGCCGACGCGGCCACGCTCGACATCCGGGCCGTGGACGCCGCGCTGGAGTCGATGGGCCTGATCAGCGGCCAGGGCTCGGTCGCCCGGCGGCGGGACGCGGTCGGGGCGCTCTACGGCGCGGCCACGCTGCCCGAGCAGCGGCTGCTGACCGGGCTGATCGGCGGCGAGCTGCGCCAGGGCGCGCAGGCGGGCCTGCTGGCGGACGCGATCGCGCTGGCCGCGACGGTGCCGGCGGTGGTGGTGCGCCGGGCCCTGCTCCTGTCCGGCGACCTGAAGGCGGTGGCGGTGACCGCGCTGACCGAGGGTGAGCCGGGGCTGGCGGCGCTGCGGCTGTCGGTGGGCACGGGCCTGGCGCCGATGCTGGCGCAGTCCGCCCCCGACCCGGAGCAGGCGTTGGCGGTGACGGGGGTGCCCGCGGCGGTGGACGCCAAGCTCGACGGGATCCGTATCCAGGCACACCGCGACGGCGACGAGGTACGCGTGTTCAGCCGCAGCCTGGACGACCTGACCGCGCGGGTGCCGGAGATCGTGACGGCGCTGCGCGCGCTGCCGGTGCGCTCGATCGTGCTGGACGGGGAGGCGCTCGCGGTGGACGAGTCGGGGCGGCCGCGGCCGTTCCAGGAGACCTCCGGCCGGGCCGCGCAGCGTGCGTCGGGGCTGCTCACGCCGTACTTCTTCGATCTGCTGCACCTGGACGGGGCGGACTGGATCGACGAGCCGGGCACGGCGCGCTGGGCGGCGCTGGACGACGTGATCCCGCAGCACATGCGGGTGGCGCGGACCCTGGCGGACACGCCGGAGGAGGCGCGGCGGGCGTTCGGCGCGGCGCTGGCCGCCGGGCACGAGGGCGTGGTGGTGAAGGCGGCGCGCGCGGCGTACGAGGTGGGCCGGCGGGGCGCGGCGTGGGTGAAGGTGAAGCCCCGGCACACGCTGGACCTGGTGATCCTCGGCGCCGAGTGGGGCAACGGGCGGCGCCGGGGGTGGCTGTCGAACCTGCACCTGGGCGCCCGGGACGCCGCTGGCGGCTTCGTGATGCTGGGCAAGACGTTCAAGGGGCTGACCGACGCGATGCTGCGCTGGCAGACCGAGCGGCTGCTGGAGCTGGCGGTGGAGCGCGACGACTTCTGGGTGCGGGTGCGGCCGGAGCTGGTGGTGGAGATCGCGTTCGACGGGGTGCAGCGCAGCACCCGCTACCCGGGCGGGGTGACGCTGCGTTTCGCGCGGGTGCTGGGCTACCGCGAGGACAAGAGTGCCGCCGAGGCGGACACGCTGGACGCGGTCCGGGCCCTCGGCGGCGCGGTGGGCAGCGATCCGGTCACTGCTCCGGAATCATGA
- a CDS encoding carbohydrate ABC transporter permease, with the protein MTAVVTPPREVQKVTAPEEKPGLSGRRLFDGTLNVFSHAFLVLWGLLTAVPLLWVIVSSFKDDNEILSDPWGLPGALRFDNFARAWTHAHIGQFFVNTGIVLAGSLTLTMLLGATAAYALARYKFLGHRLVYFIFVGGMMFPVVLAFVPLFKIVGGVGLRDSLPGLMLVYTAYSLPFTVFFLTAFFRTLPDAVAEAAYIDGCGPFRTFFRVMLPMAKPGLISVGIFNFLFHWNQYLLPVVLITSDEKQVLAQGLANLAISEGYRGDYSRLFAGLTLAMLPVLVVYAVFQRQVQAGLTAGQMK; encoded by the coding sequence ATGACCGCCGTAGTGACCCCGCCGCGGGAAGTGCAGAAGGTGACCGCGCCGGAGGAGAAGCCCGGGCTCAGCGGGCGGCGGCTGTTCGACGGCACGCTCAACGTGTTCTCGCACGCGTTCCTGGTGCTGTGGGGCCTGCTCACCGCCGTGCCGCTGCTGTGGGTGATCGTCAGCTCGTTCAAGGACGACAACGAGATCCTCAGCGACCCGTGGGGCCTGCCCGGGGCGCTGCGCTTCGACAACTTCGCCCGCGCGTGGACCCACGCGCACATCGGGCAGTTCTTCGTCAACACCGGCATCGTGCTGGCCGGCTCGCTGACGCTGACCATGCTGCTCGGCGCGACCGCGGCGTACGCGCTGGCCCGCTACAAGTTCCTCGGCCACCGGCTGGTCTACTTCATCTTCGTCGGCGGCATGATGTTCCCGGTCGTGCTGGCGTTCGTGCCGCTGTTCAAGATCGTCGGCGGGGTCGGGCTGCGCGACAGCCTGCCGGGCCTGATGCTGGTCTACACCGCGTACTCGCTGCCGTTCACGGTCTTCTTCCTCACCGCGTTCTTCCGCACCCTGCCCGACGCGGTCGCCGAGGCCGCGTACATCGACGGCTGCGGGCCGTTCCGGACCTTCTTCCGGGTCATGCTGCCGATGGCCAAACCCGGCCTGATCAGCGTCGGCATCTTCAACTTCCTGTTCCACTGGAACCAGTACCTGCTGCCCGTCGTGCTGATCACCTCCGACGAGAAGCAGGTGCTCGCCCAGGGCCTGGCCAACCTCGCCATCAGCGAGGGCTACCGCGGCGACTACTCGCGCCTGTTCGCCGGACTCACCCTGGCCATGCTGCCGGTGCTGGTGGTGTACGCGGTGTTCCAGCGCCAGGTGCAGGCCGGTTTGACCGCCGGGCAGATGAAGTAG